TGTCACCGTCCAGCCGACTGAAGATCGTGAGCTGGAGATGGTGCAGGGAGAGACCAAGCGCTACACGCGCAAAGGCCCTGCCGCCCCCGGTTTCACCGGCTACGAGGTGCTGCCCACCCTGGCCTCCAAAGCCTCTGCGTATGTGGCGGAAAAAGCCGCTGACGCTAAAGCGGGCAAGCCCTTCTTCATCTACTTGCCCTTCACCTCCCCGCATACGCCGATCCTACCGAATCCTGAATGGCGTGGCAAAAGCGGCCTCAATCAATATGGCGACTTCGTGATGGAAACCGATGCCGCTGTGGGGCGCGTGCTGAAGGCCCTGGACGATAACGGACTGGCCGAAAACACCGTCGTCGTGCTGACCAGTGACAACGGCTGCTCCCCCAGTGCCGATTATCCCGCCCTGCTGGCGAAAGGCCACAACCCCAGCGGCAAGCTGCGCGGTCACAAAGCCGACATCTATGATGGCGGGCATCGCGTGCCCTTCCTCGTGCGCTGGCCCGCCAAGGTCAAGGGGGGGCAAACCACGACGCAACTCACCTGCCTCACCGACTTCATGGCCACCACCGCCGAGATCACTGGCACACGCCTGCCCGACAATGCGGCGGAGGATAGCTTCAGCTTTCTACCCGTTTTGTTAGGTCAGGAGAGCGACGCCCTGCGTCAGAGCGTGGTGCATCACAGCATCGGCGGCTACTTCGCCATCCGTGAGGGGAAATGGAAACTCGCCTTCTGCCCCGGCAGCGGCGGCTGGAGCGAGCCGCGCCCTGGCAAGGAACCGAAGGACGCCCCGAGCGTGCAGCTCTTCGACCTGGAAGCGGATCTCGGTGAGCAGACCAACCTCCAAGCCGAGCACCCCGAAGTGGTGGCCAACCTGACGATGAAGCTCAAACAAATCATCGCCGATGGCCGCAGCACCCCCGGCGATAAGCAGACCAACGACGTGCCCGTGGACATGGTCAAGCCCAGCCCGCCTGCCCCGAAGAAGGGGAAGAAGAAGTAAGGGGGGCTTGGTCATTGGTTCCCCCATGCGGGATCAGGAGGGCGGCTCGTTTGGAGCCCCGGCTTCTGCCCGGACTCTGTGGGCTGTCAAAGTCCCGAACGCTAGAAGGCACGCGGATGAATACACGGATTTCATCTTAGCTGCCGTCACAAGCAGGTAAGAATTCTTCGCTTACTTAAATCATCAGGCCGTCTGCATTCCGCGTTCGACATTCGTCATTTTCCTCTCACCGTTGGGCATGCTCGCGCTCTTCATCCTGGTCCTCGCATTGTGCTTCGGCGTCTGCCAGTGGGCGGCCGGGCGAGCTGACGTGGTGAAGAGCCAAGGCCTCAAAGAACGAGCTCCGACGGCTCATACGGCCACGGAGATGGTCAAGCTTTTCCTGGCTTACGAAGGGGCTCAAGATGTGGAAGTGGTGGAGTATGACGGGGTGGTCACCGACTACTTCGACCCTGCCCGGAGGAAGCTGTTTCTGCGCCCGCGTATTGCCCGTAGCACCTCAATGGGGGCTTGGGCTGTAGCGCTGCATGAGGCTGGCCATGCTCTTCAGACGGATTCGGCTCTTTCCGACCTGAAATGGCGACAGACGGTGATCCGGCTGAATCGGTATGGACCGTTCTTTGCCCTGGTGGCAGCGGGAGGGCTGCTTTTCTTGCGGCTTCCACCGCGCATTGCTGTGCTCTTGATGGTGGCTTGCTGTGTGATTTTCCTGCTCCTGAATCTGGGCACCTTAGCGGTGGAATACAATGCCAATGCGCGCCTGCGCCGCTTCCTGGAAAAGCATCTGGATCGCTACCCCGATGCACTGGATCGCCTGAATGGTTACCTGGGCCGCATGGCCGTGCGCGAGGTGGGGGATCTCATTCAGTCACCACGGTATTTCTTCCTCAGCGCATTGCCCGGTAGCGGTAAGCTACGCCCGACGGTTACGGAGCCAAAAAAAGATGAGGAAACCTAAGCACGAGCTGCTTTCGGATAGACTCTCACGGCCTTTTTCGCGGCGAGCCGTTCCGTAGTGCAATCTTCGCTGGCTTATAAGCGGTGAAGGGCACATGGCCTCGTTAATCATGTTTTCCCCATGGGGCTGACTTTCCCCGAAATCTGGCCCGCCCCTTGCGCTGGAAAGGTTCGCCACGAGAGCGACCGACCCAACCCGCCATGCACGAAGCGCCTTCCCGACATTTTGACATTGCCATCATCGGCGGAGGTTTTGCCGGCGTTTACTGTGCCCAACAGATCTTGAAACGCCTCGGCGGGGAAAAGCTGCGGGTGGGCATCATCGCCAGTGAAAACCACATGGTCTTCCAGCCCATGCTGCCGGAGGTGGTGGGCGGCTCGCTCTCCCCTCAGCATGTGGTCAACCCCATCCGCATGATCTGTGAGGCGGCGGATGTGCTGAAGGGGGAGGTGACGGCGCTGGACCTGGAAAGCCGCGTGCTGACCCTGGATGGCGGGCGCTTCACCCCCAATGTCACCGTCACGTTCGATCACCTCATGCTGGCGCCCGGCGCAGGCGTGGACCTCAGCCGCATCCCCGGCATGTCCGAGCACGCCTACCTCATGCGCACCGTGGGGGATGCCATGAAACTGCGCGCCGCCATCATCAGCCGCATGGAGGAGGCGAATCTCATCACCAAGCATCAGCAGCGGAAGGAGATGCTCTCCTTCGTGGTCGTGGGCGGCGGCTACTCCGGGGTGGAGACCGCAGGCCAGATCCAGGACCTCATCGCCGGGGTGCTGCGGTATTATGATAACATCCGCCCCGACGAGCCCAGCGTCACCGTCGTCCACAGTGGCGAGCGCGTGCTGGGCATGCTGGGGCCGCGCCTGGGGGACTACACGCGGGAGTGCCTGGAGAAAATGGGCGTGAAGCTCATCTTTCAAAAACGCGTGCGCGCCGTCACCGCCCGCACCGTGCAGCTCAATGACGGCACCACCATCCCCACCAGCCTCGTCGTCTGCACCGTGGGTAATGCGCCCAATCCCATCCTGGTCACCCTGGGGGAAAAAGGTCAGCTCCCGCTGGAGCGGGGCAAGGTGGTCGTCGAGGCCACCGGTCAGGTCAAAGGGCTGGACAAGGTGTGGGCGGCGGGAGACTGCGCCTCCTTCCCCAAGGCCGATGGCGGCCTCTGCCCAGAGACGGCCCAGTTTGCCATGCGGCAGGGTGCGCTCATTGGCCATAACATCATCTCCGCGCTGCAAAACAAGCCGCTCAAGCCCTTCAAATTCACCGGTCTCGGCGAGCTGGCCACCATCGGCCACCGCAAGGCCGTGGCCATGGTTCTGGGGCTGCGGTTCTCCGGCCTGCTCGCCTGGTTCATGTGGCGCAGCGTTTACCTCATGAAGCTGCCTGGGCTGGACAGGAAACTGCGCGTGATGGCGGAGTGGACCTTCGAGCTCTTTTTCCCCCGCGACATCAATCTCCTCACCCCCAGCTTCTCCTCCCCGCTGGGCGAGATGCACCTGGAGAAGGGCGACTCGCTTTTCCGCTCCGGTGAGCCCGCCCAATCTCTCTACGCTGTGAAAAAAGGCTGCGTGGAGATCACCGACGCCTCCGGTCAGCTCGTTAAAGCCGCGCGTGCTGGCGAACACTTTGGCGAACGTGCTTTGTTAGGCGATGGCATCTGGCGCTTCGATGCCACGGCCACGGAACCCAGCGAACTCGTGGCCATCGATGGCGATACCTTCAAGACCCTGGCCAACAGCATCGGCTCCCTCGGCTCCCTCTTCCGCTCCACCGCGCAGCAGTATCATCTGCCCGAGGAGATCCTGCAAACCGTCAACGCCATCCCCGAAGCCACCCGCCTCTCCACCGCTGCGGATGTCATGACGCGTAACATCGCCTCCCTCACCTGCACCCAGACCGTGCAGGACGCCGTGGCTGAGTTTCAGGCCCACCCGCACAGCACTTACCCCGTCACGGACGCGGGCAAAGTCATCGGCCTCCTGCGCCGCAGCATCGCCTACGACTGGCTGAAAAACCACGGCCTCACCTGCCGGGATCAACTGCAAGACCTGCCCCTGACCACCCCCTTCTGTGTCCGCTCCGACATGCCCGTGCCCGAGCTGGTGCAGACCCTCATGCGCAGCGGCGTGAGCAAGGCCGTGGTGGTGGACGCAGAGAATTATTTGTTAGGCATGGTCACCGTCTTTGATCTCCTGAAAGGCGCGGCCGCATGAGGGGAACTGGACGATGGATGGTTGAATGGCGGCCCACAGGCGCGGTTTCTGGGGGGGGGAGTTAGGGGCCCAGGCTTCGGCCGGATTCTTCCACCTCTCGCAGCTCCCCAGGTTACGCCTGAAGTCGGGACTCCGAACGATGCGCTGATAAGGATCGTTGGATGAGGGGGATGTATGGATCCTTGGATGCGCAAGCGGCTGCTCAAAGTGGCTCGCACACTCCGTGTGCGAAAAGCCCGGTTCGGCAGGCCAAGCCCAGGCTCCTGATCTCTCCCAACCTGGCATACGCACCCTTGGGGGTCATGGGCTGGGATGCCCCGGTGTGATCTCGGGTTAGGTCAGGCCAGGGTGGGCCAAGTTGGAGATCGATGGGCAGCTCACTCGGACTTCCACGCGGTTTCCCGCACACGGAGTGTGCGGACCACTTGAGGGCCACCGCCTACGTCAGCCATCCACCCCTCCTCTCTAGCGCCTCGTTCTTCGAGTTCGGAGCCCCGGCTTTAGCCGGAATCAGGAGAGCTTCGAAAGCCCCAAGATTTCGCCTGAAGCCTGGACTCCGAACTGGCGATTTGTCCCCAACCCGTTCTCACTTTGATACAGTCGGGCGTTTTGCCAGATTCGATTCTTAGGAAACGAACCTCCGAAATCACGTATGCCCCGCTCCTCTCCCGATGACGACGCTGAGCCTCCCTCTTTTCCAGCCCGTTCTTTCCCTTCCGCCCAGCCGAGGTTGAGGGGGATCGGGGGCGGTCTCGTTCTGGTGCTGATGATGTGCCTGGCCGCCTGCACGGGGGGCAGTGTCCGCCACCCGGCCACACAGCCACCTGTGCCCGCCTCCATCCTGGAGGGGCAGAAGACGATCGAGGCCTCCAATCACCAGCGCACGGTGCACCGGCAAGGCACCTCCGGTTTTGAACTGCTGGCGGATGGGCAGGAGGCCTTCCTGGCGCGTCTGGCGGTGGTGGAGACGGCGCAAAAGACCCTGGATTTCCAATACTTCATCTGGCAGGACGACACCCTCGGCACCGCCTTTGCCGAGCGTCTCCTAGCGGCGGCGGATCGTGGTGTGAAGGTGCGTCTGCTACTGGATGTGACCTTCAAGGCGCAGAGCGAGGTGCGCTCCGCCGTGTTGGCCGCGCATCCCAACATCCAGATCGGCTTTTTCAATCCCATGACGAAGCTCTCCGGCATCTTTGCGGGCAATCCCCTGCCGGTCATCGGTGAGATCGACCGCATGCAGAGCCGCATGCATAACAAACTTTTGATTGCCGATCGTAAGGTCGTCATCGGCGGCGGGCGAAACCTGGCGGATACCTACTTTGGGGTGGACCCGCGGCATAACATGCGCGACCTCGACTTCATCGCCGCTGGGCCCGTGGTGACGGCGGCGGCCAAGTCCTTCGACCTGTATTGGGACTCCCCCCTCACTCGTAAGGGCGACCCGGCCAAACTCACCGCCGAGGATCGCGAAGACCTCCAGGATCTGCGGCGTAAGATCAACCGCAAGAAACGCTTCCTGGCCTGGCGCCGTGAGTTTCCCTTTCCCCTGCTGCTGTCGGCGGAAAAGGCCCGCAGCCTGTTGAGTGACTTTGAGCGCCGCATGGTGTGGGCGGACTATGAATTTGTGGCGGATCCCCCCGAGCGCATGCTACGCCAGGGCCGGGTGTCCTCCCCAGTCTGGCACACCGTGGAGGGAGCGGTGGGCGAGGCCCGGCGGGAGGTGTTGATGCATGCCGCCTACCTTATTCCGCAGGAAGATACCCTGGAGCTCTTCCACCGAGTCACCGACCGGGGCGTGACCTTCCGCATCCTGACCAATTCGCTCGGCTCCATCGATGGGCTCAGCGCCATGTCCGGCATCGCCAACCGTCGCAAGGATGTGCTGGAGGCCGGTATCTCCTTGCATGAGATGGATGCCCACGCCCCCTCCCGCCGGGACTACGTGCGCGCCCGCCGCCTCACGCCCATGGGCATGCACTCCAAGGGGCTGGTGGTGGATGATCACATCTCCTTCGTCGGCTCCTACAACATGGACCCGCGCTCCAAATACATCAATACCGAGACCGGCGTCATCATCGACAGCCCTGTCTTTGCCCAGCGGCTGAAAGCTTACCTGGAGACGGATTTGAAACCCGAGAACTGCTGGCGCATCACCTGTGAAAAAGGCCGCATCACCTGGACCCGCCAGCTCCCCGGGAAGCGCCTAGAGGTGCATCATCATGATCCGCACACCCCGTTCAAGCGCCGCGTCATCTACTGGCTGTTCACCCACCTGCCGTGGGAGGATTTGCTGTAGCCTGAGACGTTTACGCCAACAGCCCCTTCACCACATGACCATGCACATCTGTGAGGCGATAGCGGCGGCCTTGGAACTTGTAGGTCAGGCGCTCGTGATCGATGCCTAGCAGATGCAGCAGCGTGGCGTGGAAGTCATGGATGTGCACGCCGTCCTTCAGGACGTTGTAGCCAAATTCATCCGTCTCTCCGTAGATCGAGCCTGCCTCGACTCCGCCCCCCGCCATCCAGGCCGTGAAGCAGCGTGGGTGGTGATCGCGCCCAAAGTTCTCACTGATCTTGCCTTGGCAATAATTGGTTCGGCCAAACTCACCGCCCCACACCACGAGGGTGTCGTCCAGCAAACCGCGTTGTTTGAGGTCTTTGATGAGGCCTGCGGAGGCCTGATCCGTCTCCTTGGCCAATTTACGGATGTTCCCCGGCAGACCGCCATGATGGTCCCAGTCCTGATGATAGAGTTGAATGAAACGAACCCCGCGCTCCGCCAGGCGACGCGCTTGCAGGCAGTTCGCGGCAAAGGTGCCCGGCGTCTTCACATCCTCGCCATAGAGATCCAGCACGTGCTGCGGTTCATCCTCGATCCCCGTGGCTTCGGGGATGCTGCTCTGCATGCGATAGGCCATCTCGTAGTGATCGATGCGGCTGCTGATCTCGGCATCGGGTGTGCCTTCGAGCTGATGCAGATGCAGCTCCTTCAGGCGATCCAGCATCATCCGGCGACTGTCGCCGCTGATCCCCTCGGGATTGCCCAGATACAGCACGGGATCTTTCGCCGCGCGGAAAAGAACGCCTTGGTGTTTGGTCGGCAGGAAACCGCTGCCCCACAGATGCGCCCCCAGCGGCTGACCGCCTTTGCCTTTCGTGATGAGCACAGTGAAGGAAGGTAGATTCTCATTCTGCGCGCCTAAACCATAACTCAACCACGCCCCCATGCTTGGGCGTCCGGCGATCTGGGAACCGGTCTGAAAAAACGTCACGCCAGGGCCATGGTTGATGCTCTCGGTAAACATGGATTTCACCACGCACAACTCATCGGCCACGCTGGCGGTGTGAGGCAGCAGTTCGCTATACCAGCCACCCGCTTGGCCATGCTGCGTGAACTTGAAGGGCGAACCGACCATCGGGATGGAGCTCTGATTTCCCGACATGCCCGTGAGCCTCTGGCCACCACGCACGCTGTCGGGGAGCTTCTCGCCATGGCGCTTGTTCAACAGCGGTTTGTAATCATACAGATCCAGGTGCGAAGGCCCGCCGGACATGAACAGATAAATGATGCGCTTCGCCTTCGGCGGCACATGCGGAGCCCCGAGAATCCCCGCATCCGCCCCCAGCGCCTGCTCACGCCCCAGCATCTCTGCCAAAGCCACGCCGCCCAGCCCCAGGCCAAAACGATTGAGGAGCTGACGGCGGTTGATGAAGTGATGCGAGGGCACCTCGACTCCGTTTGGAAGCGTGCGTTCAGATTTCATGGCTGAGAGAACAAAATGGGGAAGGGCGATGACCACGAATTTCACGAAGAGACACGAAGGCTAAACGGCTGGCGATGTTCGTGATCCATGGACTCTGACGATTCGTGATCATTCGTGAGATTCGTGGTTAAAGGCGTGCCCATTCACCGCTTCACCACGCAGGCGTCGTGGTTCATGAGGGCTTGGGCGAGGATGGTGGCGGCAGCGGATTCGGCGAGAGGCAGGTCGGGAGTTGGCTTGGAGTTGCCGTGTTGGAGCAATGCCTCGGCTTCTTGAGGGTGCGCTTGGTAGTGCTTCCGTTGATCTTGATAAAGCTGTGTGCAGATCTCTCGCTCACGAGCATCGGGCCTGCGGCTGAGGCAGCGGAGAAAGCCCTGCTCGATCATCGTTTCCAGCTTGCCTTGAGCTTCTCGGTGCAGGCTTTCGCCCAAGGCGCGTGCGGCTTCCACATACTGGGTGCCGTTCAGCAAAATGAGCGCCTGGAGCGGGCTGTCGGTGCGTTCGCGTTTGGCGCTACACACGGCGCGGCGTGGGGCATCGAAGGCGACCATAGCCGGAGGTGGGCTGGTGCGACGCCAAGTGGTGTAAACACTGCGGCGATAGACGCTCGTGTCCTTGCTCACCTCTACGGGCTTGAAGGCCTCCGTCATCTCATAGGGGTTCACAGGAGGGCCGCCGACCTGTCTCCCCAGCAGTCCTGAGGCGGCCAGGGCATTGTCACGAATCATCTCAGCGGGCAGACGGAAGCGTGGGCCACGAGCCAGCCACTGATTCTCGGGGTCATCGGCCATGAGGGCGGGATCGGCGATGCTGCGCTGGCGGTAAACCTCACTGCTGACGATCTCGCGCAGCAGGGCTTTGACATCCCAACCGGACTCGATCAATCGCAGTGCGAGATAATCCAGCAGCTCGGGATACAGAGGCTTCTCACCCTGGCTGCCGAAGTCCTCGCTGGTTTTGACCAAACCGCGCCCGAACAAACTATGCCACAAACGATTAACGATGACACGCGCCACCAGCGGATGCTCAGGTGAGGTCAACCAGCGGGCCAGACCGAGACGATTCTTCGGCGCATCTTTCGGGTAAGGCGAAAGCGAGGCGGGAGTGACGGGCGGCGCTTCCTCCCCGCGCTTGTCATACTCGCCCCGGAAGAGCACATAGGCTTTCTTGGGCTGCGGCAGCTCCTGCATGACCATGATCTCCGGAGCCCCGTCCATGAGTTCGGTCAGCTCCCGGCGTGCTTCTTTCAAGTCGGCCAGCTTTGACTTCAAACCGGCATCAAGGGGCTGGGAAACATCTCGTGAGAACACCCAGAGATCATCCACCGCACCGCCTTTGAAACCGCGATCGCGGAAGCGTTCGCCGAGGCTGATGGTATCACCACCGCCACCGGTAATGTCCTTGGTCAGATGATCCCGAATCGTCTCCACCTGGGCCTGCTGGCCGTTGATGAAAATCTTCAGCCCGTTCGCACGGCTGCTGCCATCGTTGGTCACCACCACATGCACCCATTCATTGAGCGGCAGCGTCTGCTGGGCACGAATCGAGATGGCATCGCCTGGCCAGAAGTGAATGAGGGACCACTTCAGTTTACCCTCTTCAATGAGCAGTTCATAACCACGGCTTGCGGCATCCGTCCAGGCTCGGGAGCGATGCAGCACCACCGCACGTTCTTTGACATCCGGTGTCTTGATCCAGAGGGACAGGCTGAAGGGATCATAGCGATGAAAGTTTCCCACCGGGGTATCCACCGGATCATCGCCCGTGAAGAGGATGGCTTGCCCCAAGCGCCCCGGCGCCAGCTTGTTTTCCCCCTTGAGAGTCGCGGCGGTTTCCGGCGCTTTGGCCTTCGGGTCTTTTTTGGGGGCTTTTGCTGACGGGGTGGTTTGAGCTACCACGCGTTTGTTGTCTTCCACATTCTCTCTGGACTGGGGGGGAGAGGGATTCAGAGAATCCTCGAGTTTATTACCGTCGAGATTGTTGAAGGTGAAGTGTGCGATCTGGCCTTCCAGTGATGCGGACACCCTGTCCCGCGACTGCGGTGATCCTGCCCGCAATTGGAGGATCGTATCAAGCTCAGTGCGGTCAGGAGTGCCCACATCCCTTTCCAGCTTCGCGATCTTGGCTTCCAATTCCGATTTCTTCTTCTTGTTAGGCTTGTCCAGAATCTTCATCGCGGGCGTCGGTGCCGATTGAGTAAAGAAGGAATACAGACCCGCTTCATCAATGTTCTGAAGGAAGGCGGAGAGGCCGTAATATTCCTTCTGCGAGATGGGGTCATACTTGTGGTCGTGGCAGCGCGCGCACTCGAAGGTGAGGCCCAGGAAAGCCGTGGCGAAGGTCTGCACACGATCCGCTACGTATTCGATGCGATACTCTTCCTCCACCGACCCGCCCTCGCTCTCCTGCTGATGCAGGCGATTGAAAGCGGTGGCTAACACCTGATCCTCCGTGGCATTCTGCAGCAGATCACCGGCCACCTGCCAGGTGATGAATTGATCCAGCGGCAGGTTGTCATTGAACGCGCGGATGACCCAGTCCCGCCACATCCAGACCTCACGCGGACGATCCACCTGAAAGCCATAGCTATCGGCATAGCGGGCCACATCCAGCCAATCCACGGCCATGCGCTCACCATAGGCCGGGGAGGCCAGGAGCCGCGAGATGAGATCCGCATAGGCACCCTGGGCATCGTGCTGGGCCTTCGCAGTGAAAGCCTGCACCTCCGTAGCACTCGGGGGCAATCCGGTCAGGTCAAAGCTGGCACGGCGGATGAGCGTCTCCGCATCAGCCGGGGGCTGAAGTTGCCGTTGACGAGCCTTAAGGCCGGTCTTCACCAAATGATCAATCGGCGTGACCTCCCCTGCGGCCTGAGCTTCCGCCTTCCAGCGTGGCATCTGGGTCTGATCCGGTGCGATGAAGCTCCAGTGCTTTTGATACTTCGCCCCTTCATTCACCCAGCGCTGGAGTGTGGCGATTTCACGTTCGGTTAGGCGACCCAACTTCGATTCTGGTGGCGGCATCACCTCATCGGCATCGTGGGTGAGCACACGCTCGATGATCACGCTCTTGGCCGCATCTCCCGGCACGATGTGCCCCTCCGTCACCGCGGCTTCCCGTTCATCCAGACGCAGGCCCGCCTTGCGCGTCTTGGGATCGAAGCCATGACAGTGAAAGCATTTGTCCGAGAGGATGGGGCGGATATCCCGATTGAACTCCAGTTCCGCCGCCACACCGGGCAGAGCGGTGAGCGAGAGCAGCAGCAGGGGGATGGCATTCTTGCAGATCATGTCACCTCATGTTACGTGAAAAGGCCGTGTCACATTGTCTGTATTCTGTGTCTGATCGTGAGCCATTCCATGCAGAATTCAGGCATGAGGCGAGCTTGAAACCACTTTTTTCATGTCGGATTCTTGATTTATCATGCTGAGCAGGCCCAAGTATCTGAACTACACCACCGCCCACGGCGTCAGCCTCTCCGGCATGGAACGCGCAGGCTGGTCGGCGTTTTTGATTCATGAAAGCGGCTACCATCCGGCTCTGGAGGACTGGAATCATCCCGGTGTGGATAGCCCCTTCTGGCGATTTTATTACAACCCCAAACCGGGATGCCATCTCCAGCACGAGGCGCGGCAGATCCCGCTCACGCCAGAGGCGGGAGTGCTGATCCCGCCTAACACCTTGTTTGACTGCTGTGCCCCGGTCTCGGCCTGCCACTACTGGCTGCACTTCACCGTCAGTCGCCTCGCCGGGCCGATACCGCGCGGCCCGGTGGTGATCCCACTGGATGAACCCCTGCGTGTGCTTATCGAGGCCGCCTTGCGCACCCATGCGGCCCCTGCCAGCGAGGCGCGGGATCAGCGTCTGCACCATCAGAGCGCGGCCCTGCTGCACAGCGTCTTTGCTGGGCTGGATCTTCCGCCTGCCCCCACCCTACCGGAGCCCCTGCTGGCCGTGCTTACCCTCATTCAAAAAGCCCCGCAGGCCCAGCTCTCCAATGGCTTCCTGGCGGATCGTGCGGGCATGCCGCTTGAGCGTTTCATCCGCCTTTTCCGCCAGCACACGGGACAAACCCCTGCCGCCTACGTCATCGCCACACGCCTGCGGTTAGCTCGCGAGGCCTTGGTGCTGACGGACAAAACCATCGATCAAATCGCCGTCGAATGCGGCTTTCCGAATCGCCATTACTTCACCCGCATGTTCACCCGCCAGCAAGGCTGCGGCCCCGCTGAGTTCCGCGCACGCCAGCATCAGCGGAGAGGGAGGTAAGGGTTTAGCACGGATCTTGTAAAAAGGGTTCGTCTAGGCTGCGTAGATAGAAGCCTTTCCAACCATGTTTTTACGTTCTCTGATTTTCGCTTTGGGTTTCACGGCTGTTCTTTGCGCGGCAGACAAAGACCAGCATATCATTCTCATCAGCATTGATGGTTTTCCCGCATGGATGTGGAAAGACCCTTCTTTGCCGGTCCCAACATTACGCAAGTTGGCGTCTGAAGGGGCACAATCTGAGGCGATGACAGTCTCCAACCCCTCTATTACCTGGATCAATCACACCACCATGGTCACCGGAGTCAATCCACAAAAGCATGGCGTGCTCTTTAACGGGCTCTTGGTTCGCCAGGAGGGGAACAAACCGCCAAGGATTGAGCAATGGGCACCGAAAAACCGCCTCGTCCATGTCCCAACGATCTACGACATTGCTCACAAAGAGGGCCTCACAACCGCTGAGGTGGATTGGGTCGCTATCAAGAACGCGGATACTATTGATTGGAGCTTTGAGGAGATTCCAGATGCCAGCCGTCCAATCGAACAAGAAATGATTGCGGCAGGGATTATGACGGAAGAGCAGGTAGGATGGATGACCCCTGGGCCTCAACGTAAAAATATGGCTTGGCACGATCTCATGTGGACCCGAGCTGCCAGTCACATTTTCAAGTCACATCAGCCTAATTTGTTATTGTATCACACATTGAATTCGGATGGAACCCATCATCGCTACGGCCCGGCCAATATGGCTAGTTACACGGCCCTGGCATACGCAGATCGTTTGGTCGGCGATCTGGTGCAGGCGGTGGATGAATCTGGGTTGAGAGACAAAACGACTTTTGTGATCGCTACCGATCACGGTTTCAAAAAAGTGTCCAAGTTTGTCTATCCAAATGTGGTTCTGAAAAACGCAGGTTATGCTCGCGCATTTGGCAATGCTATCACTCAGTGTGACGTCGCTGCAATGACTCAGGGCGGTCTCTGTTTTGTCTATGTACTAGACCCTGCCAGGAAGTCTGAGATGCTGCCTAAACTCAAAGAACTCTTTGCTTCTACAGAGGGTATTGAAAAAGTCATCGACGGCAGTGAGGGGCCCTCTCTCGGTATGCCTACACCCACAGAAAACCAAGGGATGGGTGATCTTGTTCTGTATGCTAAAGCTGGCTATGCTTTTAACAACGCCGCAGCAGGTGAAGCGGTGACCGCCCCGAGCATCGATTACGGGGGCACGCATGGCTATCTCAATAGTGATCCTGAATTGGATGGCATCTTCATAGCCTCAGGCAAAGGTATCAAAAAAGGCACTGTGTTATCGCGGATGGCTAATCTGGATATCGCTCCTACAATCGCCCGACTGTTGGAAATCGAGATGCCGTCGATGGATGGCCGTGTACTGGAAGAGATCTTGGACGTAAAGTGAGATCTGTCGCTGATCGACGGCTGATCCCTCAACGAAAATCAGGTTACCAGTCGAAGCCTTATGCTGCCTTCCTGTCTGGCTCCATGTCGCTGAGTTGCACATCCAGCGCACGGCAGGAGATCACCACTTCATTCAAAGTTAGGCTCAGGGAGAGGATCATGAAGATGAGGCTGATG
The DNA window shown above is from Prosthecobacter debontii and carries:
- a CDS encoding DUF1501 domain-containing protein is translated as MKSERTLPNGVEVPSHHFINRRQLLNRFGLGLGGVALAEMLGREQALGADAGILGAPHVPPKAKRIIYLFMSGGPSHLDLYDYKPLLNKRHGEKLPDSVRGGQRLTGMSGNQSSIPMVGSPFKFTQHGQAGGWYSELLPHTASVADELCVVKSMFTESINHGPGVTFFQTGSQIAGRPSMGAWLSYGLGAQNENLPSFTVLITKGKGGQPLGAHLWGSGFLPTKHQGVLFRAAKDPVLYLGNPEGISGDSRRMMLDRLKELHLHQLEGTPDAEISSRIDHYEMAYRMQSSIPEATGIEDEPQHVLDLYGEDVKTPGTFAANCLQARRLAERGVRFIQLYHQDWDHHGGLPGNIRKLAKETDQASAGLIKDLKQRGLLDDTLVVWGGEFGRTNYCQGKISENFGRDHHPRCFTAWMAGGGVEAGSIYGETDEFGYNVLKDGVHIHDFHATLLHLLGIDHERLTYKFQGRRYRLTDVHGHVVKGLLA
- a CDS encoding AraC family transcriptional regulator, which codes for MLSRPKYLNYTTAHGVSLSGMERAGWSAFLIHESGYHPALEDWNHPGVDSPFWRFYYNPKPGCHLQHEARQIPLTPEAGVLIPPNTLFDCCAPVSACHYWLHFTVSRLAGPIPRGPVVIPLDEPLRVLIEAALRTHAAPASEARDQRLHHQSAALLHSVFAGLDLPPAPTLPEPLLAVLTLIQKAPQAQLSNGFLADRAGMPLERFIRLFRQHTGQTPAAYVIATRLRLAREALVLTDKTIDQIAVECGFPNRHYFTRMFTRQQGCGPAEFRARQHQRRGR
- a CDS encoding DUF1553 domain-containing protein; translation: MICKNAIPLLLLSLTALPGVAAELEFNRDIRPILSDKCFHCHGFDPKTRKAGLRLDEREAAVTEGHIVPGDAAKSVIIERVLTHDADEVMPPPESKLGRLTEREIATLQRWVNEGAKYQKHWSFIAPDQTQMPRWKAEAQAAGEVTPIDHLVKTGLKARQRQLQPPADAETLIRRASFDLTGLPPSATEVQAFTAKAQHDAQGAYADLISRLLASPAYGERMAVDWLDVARYADSYGFQVDRPREVWMWRDWVIRAFNDNLPLDQFITWQVAGDLLQNATEDQVLATAFNRLHQQESEGGSVEEEYRIEYVADRVQTFATAFLGLTFECARCHDHKYDPISQKEYYGLSAFLQNIDEAGLYSFFTQSAPTPAMKILDKPNKKKKSELEAKIAKLERDVGTPDRTELDTILQLRAGSPQSRDRVSASLEGQIAHFTFNNLDGNKLEDSLNPSPPQSRENVEDNKRVVAQTTPSAKAPKKDPKAKAPETAATLKGENKLAPGRLGQAILFTGDDPVDTPVGNFHRYDPFSLSLWIKTPDVKERAVVLHRSRAWTDAASRGYELLIEEGKLKWSLIHFWPGDAISIRAQQTLPLNEWVHVVVTNDGSSRANGLKIFINGQQAQVETIRDHLTKDITGGGGDTISLGERFRDRGFKGGAVDDLWVFSRDVSQPLDAGLKSKLADLKEARRELTELMDGAPEIMVMQELPQPKKAYVLFRGEYDKRGEEAPPVTPASLSPYPKDAPKNRLGLARWLTSPEHPLVARVIVNRLWHSLFGRGLVKTSEDFGSQGEKPLYPELLDYLALRLIESGWDVKALLREIVSSEVYRQRSIADPALMADDPENQWLARGPRFRLPAEMIRDNALAASGLLGRQVGGPPVNPYEMTEAFKPVEVSKDTSVYRRSVYTTWRRTSPPPAMVAFDAPRRAVCSAKRERTDSPLQALILLNGTQYVEAARALGESLHREAQGKLETMIEQGFLRCLSRRPDAREREICTQLYQDQRKHYQAHPQEAEALLQHGNSKPTPDLPLAESAAATILAQALMNHDACVVKR